From a single Pirellulales bacterium genomic region:
- a CDS encoding DUF3467 domain-containing protein, translating into DGFGGVPDDIADTRTGERCMTPEQPDKNPDHDGPRDDGTSHPGQDSGSPPPGSLNEQIQHVPVSARVPPGVSRGVFSTGVIVFDGPNEFVLDFVLRLGAPHVVASRVVMPHQVLAQFLAALRENITLYEGRFGKPAAMPVPKNPEGQKTTIADLYEQLKLPDEMLSGVYANAVMIGHTPSEFWFDFIANFYPRSCVSARVFLSAQQVPGLAETLNTSFQQHLRKRTGPPESPEPPPPPAG; encoded by the coding sequence TGACGGCTTCGGTGGCGTGCCGGATGATATTGCTGACACCAGGACCGGCGAACGCTGCATGACACCCGAGCAACCCGACAAAAATCCCGACCATGACGGCCCGCGCGACGACGGGACCAGCCATCCTGGCCAAGACTCAGGTTCGCCGCCGCCGGGGTCGTTGAACGAGCAGATTCAGCATGTTCCGGTCAGTGCCCGGGTTCCGCCTGGCGTCAGCCGGGGGGTGTTCAGCACGGGGGTCATCGTTTTCGACGGCCCCAACGAGTTCGTGCTCGATTTCGTGCTGCGGCTGGGGGCGCCGCACGTGGTCGCCTCTCGGGTGGTGATGCCGCACCAGGTGCTCGCGCAGTTCCTGGCTGCGCTCCGCGAGAACATCACCCTCTATGAAGGCCGTTTCGGCAAGCCGGCGGCCATGCCGGTGCCCAAGAATCCCGAAGGGCAAAAGACGACGATTGCCGACTTGTACGAGCAGCTCAAACTGCCCGACGAGATGCTCAGCGGCGTGTATGCCAACGCGGTGATGATTGGGCACACGCCCTCGGAGTTCTGGTTCGATTTCATTGCCAACTTCTATCCGCGTTCGTGCGTGTCGGCCCGTGTGTTTCTCAGTGCCCAGCAGGTCCCCGGTTTGGCAGAGACGCTCAACACCTCGTTTCAGCAGCATCTGCGCAAGCGGACCGGCCCGCCCGAGTCGCCCGAGCCGCCACCACCGCCGGCCGGCTAA